The nucleotide sequence ACTGCGCCGCATGCATGCCCACTCGTCGCTCCACGCCGCGCCGCACAGCTTCGGCGCCTGCATGCCGGCGTGCGCATGGATGACGGCAGCGACCCCGCCAACGCTCGCACATTCCTGAGCCCGGCGGTCCGCCTCCTTCCCTTCACCTTCAACGCAAACCATCGACCGCCGGGCCCCCGCCCTGCGTGACTGCGCCCCCGTCATCGAGGGGCGCGTTCGAATGGAGTGCGTCATGCATCACCCCCAGGTTCAGCGGGAGCACGTGCGTCCCGACGGCGACGCCGCAGCCGGCACGCCTTTTCTTCAATCCATCCTCGCTCTCACCGATCTGTCGGCGCGCGGCCAGCACGCGGTCGAGCGCGCCGCGCGGCTCGCGGCGGACCATGGCGCGCTGCTCAAGCTCATGTACGCGCCCGCAAACCTCGAACCGCTCGCGCATGCCGAGGCGGCCACCGGACTCGCGGGGCTGGCCCGCGCCCTGAGCGCGCGCTTCGGCGTGCTGGTCAAGCAGGTGGCGGTATCGAGCGGCGGCCTCGCGCAGGTCGTGGACGAGGCGCGCCACGCCGACCTCGTGGTGCTGCGGCACGAACGCGACCGGTCGCCCGGCGCCTTCTTCACGGGCCAGCCCGTGGAGCGCCTGCTGCGGCGGCTGCGCTGCCCGGTGCTCGTGACGCGGCTGGCCGCGCGGCCGCGCTACGGCCGCATCCTGGTGGCCGTGGACTTCACGCCCGCATCGCACGAACTCGTGAGCATCGCCCATGGCCTCGACGCCCACGCATCGCTGGAGCTGTTCCACGCGCTCAACGCGATGCACGAAAGCAAGCTGCGCTACGCCGATGTCTCGGACCACGCCATCAGGACCTACCGCCACGACTGCCAGCGGCGGGCGCGCGAGCGGCTGTTTTCGCTGACCGATTCATCGAGCGCGCGGCGCAACCGCGTGCTGTCGACCCTCGGTCGCGGCGACCCGGCGCGGCAGGCCACGGTGCAGCAGCAGCATGCGCGCGCGGAACTGCTCGTGGTCGGCAAGCGGCGGGCCCATCCGCTCGCCGATTTCTTCGTCGGCAGCGTGGCGCAGCGCGTGCTGTGCTGGGCCACGGGCGACGTGCTGGTGGTTCCGACCGATCGGCGCGACGAGGCTGCCGCGGTCGCCATGCCGCGCAAGCTGCAGGCGCTTCGCTGAAGACCCGCTCAGTGCGTGTCGCGGCGCAACTGCTGCACGTCCTCGTGCAAGGTCTGCGCCCAGGTCCGGCGCTCGCGGCTGTACGAGGACTGCGGCTCGCCGAAGCGCACGATGGCCAGCAGCGGCGGCGCGCGCAGCGTGTTCCACAGCGAGGTGGCGAGGTTGTCGTCGTCGATGTAGCGCGGCGCCTGGCTGGTCTCGCCGGTGGCGGCATCGGCGAAGCGCAGCGCGGCCGGCACCACGGGCGCGCCCGAGGAGATCGCGGCCTGCAGCAGGTTGGCGTGGAACGGCAGCAGGCCGCGGCCGTCGCTGGTGGTGCCCTCGGGGAACACCGCGATCATGTCGCCGTTGCGCAGCGCGTCGGTCATGTGGTGCACCACGCGCAGCGCGTCGCGGCGGCGTTCGCGCTCGATGTAGAGCGTGCCCGCGCCGCTCGAGAGCGTGCCGATCAGCGGCCAGTGCTTGACGTCGGACTTCGACACGAAGCGCACGTGGCGCGCCGCGTGGATCACCGTGATGTCGAGCCACGAGAGGTGGTTGCAGATCAGGAGCACCGGCCCGTGCGCGGGCGGCGTGCCCTGCACGCGCAGGGTGATGCCCATGATCTCGAGCATGCGCGCGGCCCAGGCCTGCACGCGCGCGTTGCGCTCGGCCTGGTCGAGGCCCGGGAAGGTGAAGCGGATGGTCCACCAGCCGCCGACCGCATGCGCGATCGCGTGCAGCAGACGGCGCAGTGCCTTGAGTGAATGCAGCATCGGCCCGACCGCCTTCTTCCTGTTGTTGTCGTCGTCGTCGCGCGCCGGAACGCGTCAGCCGTGCACCACGCGCCCGGCCACGAGCGTGTGGCGCGCGCGGCCCTGCATCGGATAGCTGGCGAACGGCGTGTACTTGCCCTGGCTGCGCAGCGCCTCGGGCGTGACCTGCCATTCGAGCGCCGGATCGAAGACGCACAGGTCGGCCGGACCGCCGACGGCGAGGCGGCCGATGCCGGCGCAGGCTTCGGTCGCGGGCAGCAGCCGCGCGGGCGCGCTGGTGATGGTCTCGAGCGCGCGCGCGAGGCCCGCGCCGCTGCGCTCGCCCCATTGCAGCGCCAGCGGCAGCAGCAGCTCGAGGCCGGTGGCGCCGGGCTCGCTCTCGGCGAACGGCAGGTTCTTGGCATCGGCCTCGACCGGCGTGTGGTCGGACACCAGCGCGTCGATGGTGCCGTCGGCCAGCGCGGCCGAGAGCGCGTCGCGGTCGCCCTGCTGGCGCAGCGGCGGGCTCAGGCGCGCGCGGCTGTCGAAGTAGCCGATGTCGGTGTCGGCCAGGTGCAGCGAATTGATGCTGACGTCGCAGCTCAGCGGCAGGCCCTCGGCCTTGGCGGCGCGCACCAGCGCGAGCCCGGCGGCGCTCGAGAGGCGGCACAGGTGCACGCGCGCCTTGGTGCTGCGCATCAGCTCGACGATGGTGAAGATGGCGATGGTCTCGGCCGCCACCGGCACGCCGGCGAGGCCGAGCCGGGTGGCGAGCGGGCCGCTGGCGGCCACGCCCTTGCCGAGGTCGCGGTCCTGCGGGCGCAGCCACACGGTGTAGCCGAAGGTGCTCGCGTAGAGCATGGCGCGCTGCAGCACCTGGGTGTCGGCCAGCGGCACGTCGGCTTGGCTGAAGCCGACGCAGCCGCGCTCGGTGAGCTCGGCCATCTCGGTCAGCACGCCGCCGGCCAGGCCGCGCGTGAGCGCGCCGAGCGGGAACAGGCGCGCGCCCGGCAGCTTGCCGGCGCGGAAGGTCAGCATCTCGACCAGGCCGGGCTCGTCGAGCACGGGGTCGGTGTCGGGCGGGCACACCAGGCTGGTGACGCCGCCGGCCACGGCCGCGGCCATCTCGCTGCCGAGCATGCCTTCGTGCTCGTAGCCGGGCTCGCGCAGCCGCGCGGCGAGGTCGACCAGGCCGGGCGCGACGATGCAGCCCGTGGCGTCGATGGTGCGCTCGGCGGTGAAGCCCGCGGGGATGGCGCCGATGCCGGCGATCTTGCCGTCGGCGATGGCGATGTCGGCTTGTTGGTCGACGCCCGACGCGGGGTCAACGACGCGGCCGTGAGTGACGAGGATGTTCATGGGACAGGCTGGAAAGCGGGTTGACCGGACGCGGAGGACGCGAAGGTTTCGCGAAGGACGCGAAAGAATTCAAGAGAAATTTCTGGTTTTCCTTTTGCGAACTTCGCGAAACCTTCGCGTCCTTCGCGTACGGATGTCCGATTGCTCATGCTTCGTTACCGGCCACGATGCTCATGACCGCCATCCGCACGGCGATGCCGAAGGTGACCTGCGGGAGGATGACGCTCTGGCGGCCGTCGACCACGGCCGAGTCGATCTCGACGCCGCGGTTGATCGGGCCCGGGTGCATCACGATGGCGTCGGGCTTCGCGAGCTGCAGCTTCTCGGGCGTGAGGCCGTAGGTCTTGAAGAACTCCTGCGACGAGGGCAGCAGCGCGCCGCTCATGCGCTCGTTCTGCAGCCGCAGCATGATGACCACGTCGCAGTCCTTGATGCCTTCCTCGAGCGTGTGGCACACGCGCACGCCCATGCCGACCATGTCGCCGGGCACCAGGGTCTTGGGGCCGACCACGCGCACCTCGGCGCAGCCCAGCGTGGTGAGCGCATGGATGTCGGAGCGCGCCACGCGCGAATGCAGCACGTCGCCGACGATCGCCACCGTGAGGTTGGCGAAGTCCTTCTTGTAGTGGCGAATGGTGTACATGTCGAGCAGCCCCTGCGTCGGGTGCGCGTGGCGGCCGTCGCCGGCATTCACCACGTGCACGTGCGGCGCGACGTGCTGCGCGATCAGGTAGGGCGCGCCCGACTCGCTGTGGCGCACCACGAACAGGTCGGCCGCCATCGCGCTCAGGTTGGCGATGGTGTCGAGCAGCGACTCGCCCTTGCTCGCCGAGGAACGCGCGATGTCGAGGTTGATGACGTCGGCCGACAGCCGCTTGGCGGCGATCTCGAAGGTGGTGCGGGTGCGGGTGCTGTTCTCGAAGAACAGGTTGAACACGCTCTTGCCGCGCAACAGCGGCACCTTCTTCACCTCGCGGTCGCTCACGCTCGTGAAGTTGGCGGCGGTGTCGAGGATGTGGGTGAGGATGTCCTTGGGCAGGCCCTCGATCGACAGCAGGTGGATGAGCTCGCCGTTCTTGTTGAGCTGGGGATTGCGCTTGTAGAGCATGGCTTACTTGCTTTCCTCGACCTGGAGGCTGAAGGCGCCGTCGTCCGCGCGCGCCAGCGCCAGCGACTGCGAATGGGGCAGCGCGAGCGTGGTGGCGGCGAAGTCGGCCGCCACCGGCAGCTCGCGCCCGCCGCGGTCGACCAGCACCGCCAGCCGCACGCAGCCCGGACGGCCGAAGTCGAACAGCTCGTTGAGCACGGCGCGGATGGTGCGGCCGGTGTAGAGCACGTCGTCGAGCAGCAGCACGTCGGCGCCGTTGACGTCGAAAGGCAGCGCGGTCTGCGCGCTGGCCGAGAGGCCGCGGCGCGCGAAGTCGTCGCGGTGCATGGCCGAGGAGATCACGCCGGGCGCGCCGGCCAGGCCCAGGTCCTTCTGCAGCCGCTCGACCAGCCAGGCGCCGCCCGAGGTGATTCCCACCAGCCGGGTGTCGGGGCGCAGCAGCGCGCGGACGCCGGCCAGCAGTTGCGTGTAGAGCGCCTCGGCGTCGGGAATGGCGGGGGTGGAACTCACGGAAGACTCCTCAAGAATTGCTCCAGGATGATGCAGGCCGAGGCGGCATCGGCATCGCGCGCGCCCTGGGAGAGCGCCTCGGTGGTGCTGTAGCGCTCGTCGACCTCGAACACCTGCAGGTTGAAACGGCCGCGCAGCTGGCGCGCGAACTTCTGCGCGCGCCGGGTGTTCTCGTGCGCGGCGCCGTCGGGATGGAAGGGCACGCCCACCACCAGCGCATCGGGCTGCCACTCGCGGATGCGCGCCTCGACCTGCGCGAAGCGGGCATCGGCGCCTTCGGCCTTGATGGTGGCCTGCGGCGTGGCGCCGCGCAGCAGCCGGTTGCCGCTCGCCACGCCGGTGCGCTTCTGGCCGAAATCGAAGGCCAGGAAGCTCTGGAAATGGGCGGGAACGGGAGGGGGAACGGGGCTGGAAGCTGGCGCGTCGGGCATGGCCGTGGCGTTCACGCATGCCCCGCGTCGGGCGAGAGCTTCCAGGCCTCCAGGCCCAGCAGCAGCAGCGCCTTGTCGTAGCGCTGGTCGATGGGGGTGTCGAAGATCACGGCCGGGTCGGCGCCCACCGTGAGCCAGCTGTTCTCGGCCAGTTCGGACTCGAGCTGGCCCTCGCCCCAGGCCGCGTAGCCCAGCGAGACCAGCACCTTGCGCGGGCCGGCGCCCGTGGCCAGGGCCTCGAGCACGTCCTTCGAGGTGGTCATCTCGAGGCCGCCGGGGATGGTCATGGTCGAGGCGTAAACCGATTCCTCGGGTTTCTCGGACTCGGTGAAGACCGGCTCGTGCAGCACGAAGCCGCGCTCGGTCTGCATCGGGCCGCCCTGGAAGACCGGGGCTTCGCCGAGCTCGGGGCGCGCGAGGTGCAACTCGATCTTCTCGAACAGCACCTTGAGGTTGATGTCGCTGGGTTTGTTGATGACCAGGCCCAGGGCGCCGCGCTCGCTGTGCTCGCACAGGTAGACGACGCTGCGGTTGAAGGTCTTGTCTTCCAGGCCCGGCATCGCTATCAAAAAGTGATGCGTCAGGTTCATCGGGGCAGAATCGGAAGCCATATGCCTCCGATTTTACTGGCCGTCGACAAGACCTACCCCAAAGGGCTCATGTGGTTCCGCCGCGACCTGCGCGTGGACGACAATGCCGCCCTCTACCACGCGCTGCGAAGCTGCCGCCAGCTGGTCTGCGTTTTCGTGTTCGACAGCACGATCCTCGACCCCCTGCCGCGGGTCGACCGGCGGGTGGAATTCATCCGCGAATCGCTGCTGGAGCTCGACGAGGAGCTGCGCGCGCTCGGCGGCGGGCTGATCGTGCGCCATGCGGCGGCGGCCGAGGAGATCCCGGCGCTGGCGCGCGCGCTCGAGGTGCAGGCGGTGTTCGCCAACCGCGACGACGAGCCCGAGGCGCTGGCGCGCGACGCCGGCGTGTTCGGCGCGCTGGCCAATGCGGGCGTGAGCTTCCACACCCACAAGGACTCGACGATCTTCGAGCGCGACGAGCTGATGACCAAGACCGGCCAGCCCTACACGGTGTTCACGCCCTACAAGCGCGCCTGGCTGGCCAAGGTCGACGACTTCTTCCTCAAGTCCTACCCGAGCCGCGGCCATGCCGACGCCCTGGTGCCGCCGCCCGAGGGCTGGCGCGCGCCGGTGCCCTCGCTCGAGGCGCTGGGCTTCGGCAAGAGCAACCTCGGCACGCTCGAGATCCCCACCGGCACGCGCGGCGCGGCGATCCTGTTCGAGGACTTCTTCGAGCGCATCGACCGCTACGAGGCCGCGCGCAACTACCCGGCGGTGCGCGGGCCCAGCTACCTGGGCGTGCACCTGCGCTTCGGCACGGTGTCGATCCGGCAGGTGGCGGGCGTGGCACGCCAGCTCTCGCTGCAGGGAAATGCGGGCGCCGCGACCTGGCTCAGCGAGCTGATCTGGCGCGACTTCTACTTCCAGATCCTGGCCCACTTCCCGCACGTGCACGAAAAGGGCGAGTCGAAGAGCTTCCGCCCCGAGTACGACAAGATCCAGTGGCACCACGGCAAGCATGCCGACCAGCTGTTCGAGGCCTGGTGCCAGGGCCGCACCGGCTACCCGCTGGTCGACGCGGCCATGCTGCAGATCAACCAGAGCGGCTACATGCACAACCGGCTGCGCATGGTGGTGGCGAGTTTCCTGTGCAAGGACCTGGGGCTCGACTGGCGCCGGGGCGAGGCCTACTTCGCGCTGCACCTCAACGACTTCGAGCTGGCGTCGAACAACGGCGGCTGGCAATGGGCGAGCTCGAGCGGCTGCGACGCGCAGCCCTACTTCCGCATCTTCAACCCGGTGACGCAGAGCGAACGCTTCGATCCCGACGGCAAGTTCATCCGGCGCTACCTGCCGCAGCTCGCGGGGCTGTCGAACGGCGCGATCCATGCGCCGTGGACGGCGACGCCGGTGGAGCTCGAAGCAGCGGGCGTGAAGCTCGGCGAGAACTACCCGGTGCCGGTGGTCGACCATGCCGAGGCGCGCGAGCGCACGCTGCAGCGCTATGCGGTGGCGCGCAGCAAGGCACTGGCGAAGAAGTAGCGCCGGCCGTCCTCCAAAGAAAAAGCCCGGAGGCTCGTCGCCGTCCGGGCTTTTTCGCAGGCGCGCGCCTCAGGCGGCCGCGAGCGTCGCCGTGTCGCTGGTGTAGGCCCGCACCAGCCGCAGCAGTTCCTCTTCGGAGTAGGGCTTGCCGAGGTAGTGGTTCACGCCGAGGTCGCGCGCGTAGTCGCGGTGCTTCTCGGCGATGCGCGAGGTGATCATGATGATCGGCAGCTCGGCCAGCGCCGCGTCGCCGCGGATGTTGCGCGCGAGGTCGAAGCCGTCCATGCGCGGCATCTCGATGTCGGACAACACGACCGCCGGGCGTTCCTGCTGCAGCCGCTCGAGCGCCTGCAGGCCGTCGGCCGCCAGCGAGACCCGGTAGCCTTCGCGTTGCAGCAGGCGCTGCGTGACGCGGCGCACGGTGATGGAGTCGTCGACCACCAGCACCAGCGGAATCTGCGGCACCACCGGCGCCAGCGCCGCCGCCGGGTCCTGCCCGTGCGGGCCGCGCGCCTCGTCGGCCGCCGCCACCGGCTGCGCCAGCGCGGCAGCCTGGCGTGCGCGTGCCTGTTCGCCATGCACCGCGGCCAATGCCACCGGGTTGTAGATCAGCGCCACCGCGCCCGAGGCCAGCACCGAGATGCCCGCCAGGCCCGGCAGCCGCGCCAGTTGCGGCCCGAGGTTCTTGACCACCACTTCCTGGTTGCCCAGCACTTCGTCGACGTGCAGCGCCACGCGCTGCGCGGCGCTGCGCACGATCACCAGGGTGTTGGTGCGGCCCGCGATGTGCTCGCTGCGCGGCGAGGCCTGCAGCAGCGCGCCGCCCCAGTAGAACGGCACCTGTTCGCTGCCGAACGGATGGGTGTCGTGCAGGTAGGCCGATTCGAGGTCGGTGGCGTTCACGCGCTGCACCAGTTCGACCAGGTTCGACGGCACGCCGATCGACACCTCGCCAAAGCGCAGCATGACCACGTGCGTCACCGCGGTGGTCAGCGGCAGCACCAGCTTGAAGGTGGTGCCCTGGCCCGGCTGGCTGCGCGTCTCGATGCGGCCGCCGAGCGCGGCGACCTGCGCGCGCACCACGTCCATGCCGATGCCGCGGCCCGCGAGTTCCGACACCTGGCCGGCCGTCGAGAAGCCGGGCCGGAAGATCAGCTCGGTGGCCTCCTCGGGCGTGAGCGCCTGGTCGGCCGCGAGCAGGCCCAGCGAGCGGGCCCGCTCGGCGATGCGCTCGTGGTCGAGGCCGGCGCCGTCGTCGCGGAAGCTCACCGACACGTCGTTGCCCTCGTGCGCGAGGTCGATCACGATCAGGCCGCTGGCGTCCTTGCCCGCGGCCTCGCGCCGCGCAGCGTCCTCGATGCCGTGGGCCACGCAGTTGCGCAGCAGGTGCTCGAAGGCCGGCGTCATGCGGTCGAGCACGCCGCGGTCCATTTCGATCGAGCCGCCGGTGATGTCGAGGCGCACCTGCTTGCCGGTGTCCTTGGTGGCCTGGCGCACCACGCGGTAGAGGCGGTCGGAGATGCCCTCGAACTCCACCATGCGCGTGCGCAGCAAGCCGCGCTGCAGTTCGCGCGTCTGGCGCGCCTGCACGCTGAGGTCGTCTTCCGTCGCCTGCACCGTCTTCTGCAGGGTGCGCTGCACGGTCGCCACGTCGTTCACCGACTCGGCC is from Variovorax paradoxus and encodes:
- a CDS encoding aspartate carbamoyltransferase catalytic subunit, with translation MLYKRNPQLNKNGELIHLLSIEGLPKDILTHILDTAANFTSVSDREVKKVPLLRGKSVFNLFFENSTRTRTTFEIAAKRLSADVINLDIARSSASKGESLLDTIANLSAMAADLFVVRHSESGAPYLIAQHVAPHVHVVNAGDGRHAHPTQGLLDMYTIRHYKKDFANLTVAIVGDVLHSRVARSDIHALTTLGCAEVRVVGPKTLVPGDMVGMGVRVCHTLEEGIKDCDVVIMLRLQNERMSGALLPSSQEFFKTYGLTPEKLQLAKPDAIVMHPGPINRGVEIDSAVVDGRQSVILPQVTFGIAVRMAVMSIVAGNEA
- a CDS encoding dihydroorotase, whose product is MNILVTHGRVVDPASGVDQQADIAIADGKIAGIGAIPAGFTAERTIDATGCIVAPGLVDLAARLREPGYEHEGMLGSEMAAAVAGGVTSLVCPPDTDPVLDEPGLVEMLTFRAGKLPGARLFPLGALTRGLAGGVLTEMAELTERGCVGFSQADVPLADTQVLQRAMLYASTFGYTVWLRPQDRDLGKGVAASGPLATRLGLAGVPVAAETIAIFTIVELMRSTKARVHLCRLSSAAGLALVRAAKAEGLPLSCDVSINSLHLADTDIGYFDSRARLSPPLRQQGDRDALSAALADGTIDALVSDHTPVEADAKNLPFAESEPGATGLELLLPLALQWGERSGAGLARALETITSAPARLLPATEACAGIGRLAVGGPADLCVFDPALEWQVTPEALRSQGKYTPFASYPMQGRARHTLVAGRVVHG
- a CDS encoding 1-acyl-sn-glycerol-3-phosphate acyltransferase; translation: MLHSLKALRRLLHAIAHAVGGWWTIRFTFPGLDQAERNARVQAWAARMLEIMGITLRVQGTPPAHGPVLLICNHLSWLDITVIHAARHVRFVSKSDVKHWPLIGTLSSGAGTLYIERERRRDALRVVHHMTDALRNGDMIAVFPEGTTSDGRGLLPFHANLLQAAISSGAPVVPAALRFADAATGETSQAPRYIDDDNLATSLWNTLRAPPLLAIVRFGEPQSSYSRERRTWAQTLHEDVQQLRRDTH
- a CDS encoding deoxyribodipyrimidine photo-lyase, translated to MPPILLAVDKTYPKGLMWFRRDLRVDDNAALYHALRSCRQLVCVFVFDSTILDPLPRVDRRVEFIRESLLELDEELRALGGGLIVRHAAAAEEIPALARALEVQAVFANRDDEPEALARDAGVFGALANAGVSFHTHKDSTIFERDELMTKTGQPYTVFTPYKRAWLAKVDDFFLKSYPSRGHADALVPPPEGWRAPVPSLEALGFGKSNLGTLEIPTGTRGAAILFEDFFERIDRYEAARNYPAVRGPSYLGVHLRFGTVSIRQVAGVARQLSLQGNAGAATWLSELIWRDFYFQILAHFPHVHEKGESKSFRPEYDKIQWHHGKHADQLFEAWCQGRTGYPLVDAAMLQINQSGYMHNRLRMVVASFLCKDLGLDWRRGEAYFALHLNDFELASNNGGWQWASSSGCDAQPYFRIFNPVTQSERFDPDGKFIRRYLPQLAGLSNGAIHAPWTATPVELEAAGVKLGENYPVPVVDHAEARERTLQRYAVARSKALAKK
- a CDS encoding YqgE/AlgH family protein, which encodes MASDSAPMNLTHHFLIAMPGLEDKTFNRSVVYLCEHSERGALGLVINKPSDINLKVLFEKIELHLARPELGEAPVFQGGPMQTERGFVLHEPVFTESEKPEESVYASTMTIPGGLEMTTSKDVLEALATGAGPRKVLVSLGYAAWGEGQLESELAENSWLTVGADPAVIFDTPIDQRYDKALLLLGLEAWKLSPDAGHA
- the pyrR gene encoding bifunctional pyr operon transcriptional regulator/uracil phosphoribosyltransferase PyrR — its product is MSSTPAIPDAEALYTQLLAGVRALLRPDTRLVGITSGGAWLVERLQKDLGLAGAPGVISSAMHRDDFARRGLSASAQTALPFDVNGADVLLLDDVLYTGRTIRAVLNELFDFGRPGCVRLAVLVDRGGRELPVAADFAATTLALPHSQSLALARADDGAFSLQVEESK
- the ruvX gene encoding Holliday junction resolvase RuvX, whose protein sequence is MPDAPASSPVPPPVPAHFQSFLAFDFGQKRTGVASGNRLLRGATPQATIKAEGADARFAQVEARIREWQPDALVVGVPFHPDGAAHENTRRAQKFARQLRGRFNLQVFEVDERYSTTEALSQGARDADAASACIILEQFLRSLP
- a CDS encoding universal stress protein; translated protein: MHHPQVQREHVRPDGDAAAGTPFLQSILALTDLSARGQHAVERAARLAADHGALLKLMYAPANLEPLAHAEAATGLAGLARALSARFGVLVKQVAVSSGGLAQVVDEARHADLVVLRHERDRSPGAFFTGQPVERLLRRLRCPVLVTRLAARPRYGRILVAVDFTPASHELVSIAHGLDAHASLELFHALNAMHESKLRYADVSDHAIRTYRHDCQRRARERLFSLTDSSSARRNRVLSTLGRGDPARQATVQQQHARAELLVVGKRRAHPLADFFVGSVAQRVLCWATGDVLVVPTDRRDEAAAVAMPRKLQALR